CTCGTCGTCAGTGGGATTTACAGGATAAAATTCACCCGGAAATTTCGCAAGCTTTTCAGCCATCGTCGTTCCCACCTTTCCCGGTTTCTCCGAGGCACCGACTAGAGCGATCGACGAAGGGCTGAATATTTTTGTATCGGGCGGAGCGTTTTCGCCCCGAACGGCCGGAGCAGCCGGAATAGTGCTTTCGTCGAAGATGAACGCGGTGTCGATTGCACATGCTCCTTCCTCGTAGAGCCTGAGGGGATTTATGTCGAACTCGGAAAGACCCGGCGTTTCGCCGAACATCCGGGCGGCATTTACAAGAATTCGCACCATCTCAGCCTCGTCCTTCGGCTTCGAACCCCGATAACCCCGGATAAGCGGCAGGGCCTTAATGGCATGGATCATCCTCTTCGCTTTTTCAGGCGTTACAGGCAGTATCGAAAACGATACATCCTTGTAGATGCTCNNNNNNNNNNNNNNNNNNNNNNNNNNNNNNNNNNNNNNNNNNNNNNNNNNNNNNNNNNNNNNNNNNNNNNNNNNNNNNNNNNNNNNNNNNNNNNNNNNNNNNNNNNNNNNNNNNNNNNNNNNNNNNTGCAGACAACGAATTTTTAATTATTCGCGAATATGCCTCCCGGGCCTCACCCGCGGAGCCGATATCCAGAACAACGCCGCCTGCGTCGCTCTTGTGGATGATATCCGGGGAGATCACCTTCATCACGACAGGAAAACCCAGACCTTCAGCGATACCGGCGGCCTCGTCTCCGGAATGAGCAAGACCGTATTCGGGATGCGGGATACCAAAACCGTCCAGGAGACGGTATCCTTCAGCACCAAGAAGCACCTTTTTCTTCATAAATTCACCCCGCACGGGACCGGCGGAAAATATTTTTGACATATATTACGCAGGTTGGAAAAACCCGGGCCATTTAGGATTAGTTTAACACCCAACTATTTATATACTTTATAAATAATTTTAT
This window of the Methanolacinia paynteri genome carries:
- a CDS encoding acetate--CoA ligase family protein encodes the protein MKKKVLLGAEGYRLLDGFGIPHPEYGLAHSGDEAAGIAEGLGFPVVMKVISPDIIHKSDAGGVVLDIGSAGEAREAYSRIIKNSLSA